The following proteins are co-located in the Meriones unguiculatus strain TT.TT164.6M chromosome 4, Bangor_MerUng_6.1, whole genome shotgun sequence genome:
- the LOC110562544 gene encoding myeloid-associated differentiation marker-like: MPVKVIHTKITTSITPGLESMTTVSSPQALFRALGLLRLLQLSSSCVAFSIVVHMEAWTGPMGNWCLFSWFFSFFVTLIILIVELSGLHSRFSKSWLEIPITCACYATLFCLTSSIIYPTTYVRFMSHGYARNQAIRASIFSCIACLAYGTEVIWTLERPGHGSSYMTTLPGMLKIMESFIACLIFAFLSNRYLYGHEPALEWCVAVYSISFILTMLVILPTLGNFTITFPNFLRSISFICVLLYSTAMVLWPLYHFSEGFRGQPNREKDSSCGGSYTVCSWDRKLTVAVLTGANLLLYTFDFINYG; encoded by the coding sequence ATGCCAGTAAAGGTGATCCACACCAAAATTACCACATCGATAACCCCAGGCCTCGAGTCTATGACTACCGTCAGTTCCCCTCAGGCCCTGTTCCGGGCCCTGGGCCTTCTTCGTCTGCTGCAGCTGTCATCTTCCTGCGTGGCTTTCTCAATAGTGGTCCACATGGAAGCCTGGACGGGCCCCATGGGCAACTGGTGCCTGTTCTCCTGGTTCTTCAGCTTCTTCGTGACCCTGATAATCCTGATTGTGGAGTTGAGTGGACTGCACAGCCGCTTCTCCAAGTCTTGGCTGGAAATCCCCATCACCTGTGCCTGCTATGCCACCCTCTTCTGTCTGACATCTTCCATCATCTATCCTACCACCTATGTGAGGTTCATGTCCCATGGATACGCCAGAAATCAGGCTATCAGAGCCAGTATCTTCTCCTGCATCGCCTGCTTGGCTTACGGGACAGAAGTGATCTGGACTCTGGAAAGGCCTGGTCATGGCTCTAGCTACATGACCACTCTGCCGGGGATGCTCAAGATTATGGAGTCTTTCATTGCCTGCCTCATCTTTGCTTTCCTCAGTAACCGATACTTGTACGGGCACGAACCTGCCCTGGAGTGGTGTGTGGCCGTGTACTCCATAAGCTTCATCCTAACCATGTTGGTCATCCTGCCGACCTTGGGGAATTTTACCATCACGTTCCCCAACTTCTTGAGAAGCATATCTTTCATATGTGTCCTCTTGTACTCCACCGCCatggtcctctggcctctgtaccaTTTCAGTGAGGGATTTCGTGGCCAGCCCAATCGAGAAAAGGATTCGAGCTGCGGTGGCTCCTACACAGTGTGTAGCTGGGACCGCAAACTGACAGTGGCCGTCTTGACCGGTGCCAACCTGCTGTTATATACATTTGACTTTATCAACTATGGCTAG